The following coding sequences lie in one Rutidosis leptorrhynchoides isolate AG116_Rl617_1_P2 chromosome 6, CSIRO_AGI_Rlap_v1, whole genome shotgun sequence genomic window:
- the LOC139854572 gene encoding ribosomal RNA small subunit methyltransferase-like yields the protein MRNSIKEKVGIYNTDVVLEIGPGTGNLTKKLLKARKTIIAVELDPRMVHELEHLDTMHLWLEEKLRRRSLHVVSMRNSIKEKAGIYSTDVVLEIGPGTGNLTKKLLEARKTVIAIELDPRMVRELERLDTMLRNQLKIEPRKPVPVNNLKELGGLVQIYFIRKNKTLGAIFKIKSVLSVMEKNYKTLQALQLSHSNDN from the exons ATGCGAAACAGTATCAAGGAGAAAGTCGGCATTTATAATACGGATGTGGTTCTTGAAATCGGTCCTGGTACCGGTAATTTGACTAAGAAGCTTCTTAAGGCTAGGAAGACTATTATTGCTGTTGAGCTTGATCCACGCATGGTTCACGAGTTGGAGCATCTGGACACTATGCATC TATGGCTGGAAGAAAAATTAAGAAGGAGAAGCCTTCACGTGGTGTCTATGCGAAATAGTATCAAAGAGAAAGCCGGCATTTATAGTACGGATGTGGTTCTTGAAATCGGTCCTGGTACCGGTAATTTGACTAAGAAGCTTCTTGAGGCTAGGAAGACTGTTATAGCTATTGAGCTTGATCCACGCATGGTTCGCGAGTTGGAGCGTCTGGACACTATGCTTCGTAATCAGctcaag ATCGAGCCAAGAAAACCCGTACCCGTCAACAACCTCAAAGAATTAGGTGGGTTGGTCCAAATCTATTTCATTAGGAAGAACAAAACCTTAGGTGCAATCTTCAAGATAAAAAGCGTACTTTCAGTTATGGAGAAAAACTACAAAACCCTTCAAGCGTTACAACTTTCTCATAGtaatgataattaa